In Cryptomeria japonica chromosome 5, Sugi_1.0, whole genome shotgun sequence, the genomic window TGTTTGATATGTTCCTTTTATCCTTTGCCTATTTTGCTAGATAATGGCCAACTTTAGGTTTTTCTTATTTTAGTAGTTTATTCTTACATTGATTCTATTTGATCTTGAAGCATGttttgaaatatatttattttagatTTGGCATATTTTTATCTATAGTAAAGTGGCTTAACTTTATAATTTTTGTAGGATTGTCCCTTTTGATCTTTAGCACCCTACCTCTATGAACAAATTTAACCCACTTCATGTACCACTAATGAAATACATTCAAAACTTGTAGCCATGGTCTTCCAACTAATATAGAGATAGAATGGGTAGCTATTAAAGAAATGCAAAAGAGAATTGGTTGTGTCATTAGTACTACACTAATATTAATACATTTTCATACATGTTTGTCGAGCTCGTCCTGGGCTTTCCCCAAAATGTCTGGGTGCTGCAACAGAGCCACCAGTGCCCATTCGATGGTCACAGAGGATGTGTCTGTACTTACGGTTATCATGCTCtgcagaagaaaaataaaattgtgaaATGCAACtgaaaaagaatcacaaaaatgaTCTATAGAAAAAATGATCTATATAAAAAATGAGGTGGCATAAGCCTTGTATAATTTTTGGGCCAAACTCATATGGTAAGATGACATAGAGCTCAAAGTCTTCATTAGAATTGGACTTGTTgtctttaagagaaaccctaaagTATGCATATTATTATGCTTTTACTTCTTTTTTTACCAATGAATCGTGTTATATTTAATTGTAGGATCAACAAAACATCATGTATCTTACATTCTTGCATCTTGCTAAGGTTTACAATGACCCATGATAATTTTCTTGGGATCTCTTCACCATAGAAGGAAATCATTGAATTTGGAACTTATTATTTACCACAAAAATTTACTTATATGATATGTTTTCATGTTCTACATTATCTTCAGCATCTTCCAATATTAATAAGATCTTATTTATTTTGCTTTAAGCCTATATAAGTTTTGACTGTACAACACCTTTTAGTTCTATTATGCTTGCAAAATGCTTGATCATTATATTATGGTTTAGGAAGATCTTTTTGGGGATCTAGTGGTGCAACATGAGACTGTGTTTAAATAAATCATCACTCAACAAACTTTGAAGCACATCATCTATATATTCCTAAATCTTAGTAAATTTCTTACAAAAGaaggaaaaaaagaaaactaaCACCTTGACTAACATTTTTCGtcattttcaaataaaaaaattgaattttataacTTAAAAGGATAATAATTTAGATCttagaatttatatatatacaaataaatcCATAAAAAAACACAACCCTTCAAATACATTTAAATAACCTCTTGATTAAAAAGGTTTTGGAACTCATAaaaagaaatcactaatttactcAATTGATATTTTGGCATAgtcattttttcttttctatttatccgattcaatttaattaataaaagtttTCAATGTCAATTTTAGTAAACAAAATACAGTTCTCTCAAATCTAAAATAGACACAATGTCTAAATCATCATAATATTTGTTAGTTTAAaaacgagcagagaaaacacaGTAATAATGAACAGAAAAAcagcagaaagaataatagacacaacaaagaactcaagacacaagattaacgtggttcaccactaagtggctacatccACCAGAAACGCAAGGAggattcttattaaccaatatccaattacacatTACATTATGTATGGGCTGCACatagccatttatataaacatatcaaatatgaaatgaagagtcttctggggaagacaaacaaccatgtgactattgggcttcatatacccaacaatctcccccgtgaagtccaACTGGCACAGCCTGTAACATTCCCTGCATCTCCATTCCAAGGTTCATACTACAACTAgctcttgagaagattttaatatcGCCAAACTCTGTTCATGAACAGTgcgaattaatcttctccaagtcagaTCAGAGTTAAAAATATACTCTCTAACTACTTCATCTGGTAATCCATAATCAGGAACACTACTATCAACAGATGCATAAtacactcctccatcaaagtctcttGTTTTTGTGCTCCCCCGTAATAGAATATCTAGATCACCATTATCAaattttaatacccaaatataaAACTCTTGTACAGGTGTGAATAGCCTACAAACATCACTCCCAATTCTCATGGTTGCTTCATtgaatgaatttgttgtattttatGCAGAAACTTGTGCagcaatcaatgcattccactctgCCTCCACTGCTGCAATCTACAACAATAAATCATCACTTTTGCAATCTACTTGTTCTTCTTCAGGGTCATCCTCATTTTCTAGATTCGAGACTACATCCTCCTCACCTCGAGAGGCatcctcctcatcttggaagggaaacaaaccagtctcttcttcaaacaacgaatacaacaaaccctcttctttTTCAGCCAAAGTCTCCTCCGATTtctagccatcccaccaatgacatttggtttcaacctccacttggacatcactctctatCGAGTCTAGACTGCCAAGAAATTTTTCGATGACTGATTCGGCCTCATCATCTGAAACTTTAGGCTGTTTATTGATAACATAAGAGCACCCAACTCCAGGATCAACTATCCAATCGGattccatctctgctcaagccaaccatggctctgataccaattgttagtttaaaaacgAGCAAAGAAAACATAGTAATAATGAACAGAAAAACAGcaaaaagaataatagacacaacaaagaactcaagacacaagattaatgtggttcaccactaagtggctacgtccaccagaaacgcaGGGAGGATTcatattaaccaatatccaattacacatTACATTATGTATcggctgcacacagccatttatataaacatatcaaatatgaaataaaGAGTCTTCTATGGAAGACAAAcagccatgtgactgttgggcttcatatacccaacaatattatctaattaaaataatttttaatttaaataatatattaataacattaaaatagTACAATATTAACCGATCTCTGTCGGAGAGTTAAGCTGGTAGATAGAGAATTTTTATTATTCTACTTTTCAGATAATAGCTACAGATCAACCCAGAATGAAGATACGATAGCCATATTCTAGCAGTATCACCCACAAGGTTGCTAGCTTTTTTAAAACTCTATTCATGTTCACCGATGACGTAATCACCGACATATATATCAATAGAGATGGAGGCACAGGCGAGGTTTAATAATGGCCTCCAGAGGAACTGCTTTGGGCATTGTGAGTCCAAGCCCCTCACCCATGTCAATTACAACGCCCTCTGGTACACACCACTCAAAGCTCTGAAGCAGCCGCGCCAAGGTGTAGTGAACTACAACTAATGCCAGAGACATTCCCGGGCACATTCTTCTCCCTGAACCGAATGGTATCAATTCAAAGTCGTGGCCTTTCACGTCAATCACTTTCCCTCCTTTTAAAAATCTTTCTGGATCGAATTCAGTCGGGCGGCTCCACACGTCCGCTTCCCTATGAATTGCCCACGCATTGACTAACAGACGTGTTCCCGCAGGGAGATGAAACCCTCCAATATTACACGCCTCTGCGGCCTCATGGGGAATTAGAAGTGGTCCCGCTGGATAAAGCCTAAGAGTTTCCTTCACTATGGCTTGAAGATAGGATAGCTTGGGCAGATCTGATTCCTCTACAAACCGGTCTCTTCCGACATGTAGGTCGAGTTCCTCCTGGGCTTTCCCCAAAATGTCCGGGTCCTGCAACAGAGCTGCCAGTGCCCATTCGATGGTCACAGAGGATGTGTCTGTACCTGCGGTTATCATGCTCtgcacaacaaaaataaaaaatatgaactgCAACTGAGAAAAGAGTCGCCGGCAGCCGATTTTACTGCTCAAAATAATAATAGAGAAAGGGGTAAGAAAACCATACAAGGGCGGTGGCCTTCACTACGTCGTCGTTATTGTTGGATCCAATTT contains:
- the LOC131876128 gene encoding cytochrome P450 98A8-like, giving the protein MRIGSDVCRLFTPVQEFYIWVLKFDNGDLDILLRGSTKTRDFDGGVYYASVDSSVPDYGLPDEGMLQAVPVGLHGGDCWSMITVSTDTSSVTIEWALVALLQHPDILGKAQDELDKHV